The genomic interval CCCGCGGTGTCCGAGAAGTCGGGCCCCGCGGTGACTCCCTCCGATGCGAAGGGGACCGCGGGGAAGAACAGCGTGGAGCTCGACTTCATCCGGGCGTTCTGACGGAGCCGCAGCGGCTCCGGCTCACTTCCGGAAGACGGGCAGTCCCTGGCGGATGTGCGCGAAGAGGGTGTGGTTGTCGAGCCGGACCACGTCCTCCTCATCGGCGTCTTCATCGGGCTTGAGGACGCTGTCGACGAAGATGGCTCGCAGCTTTTCGTGCAGGGGCTCTTCCCCTTCGTAGTTGGTGAGGTCGAGGTGATGCTCGGCCCTGATTCTGGCGAGCATGCCGTGGTCGTCCTGGATGACGGCCCGGGCCTTGATGGTGTGCGCGGCCAATGCGTGGTCGTTGTAGTAGCCGAGCACCACGTCGCGCGCCTCGATGTCCCCCGCGACGTTGAACTCGCGGTCGGTGAAGAGGCCGTGGCACTTCAGGGTGCCCAGGATGTTCACGAGCGAGTTGCTCGACGAGTCGGTGATTACACCGTGCACGATGACGTCGCCTGTCACGGCGAAGGGGCAGTGGATGGTCAGGTCGCCCCGCACCTCCAGGTCACCGTGGTGGAAGAAGGCGCTGTCGAGCGTCAGGGGCCCCGGGAGCTGGACCTTCCTCGGGGGCTCCGCGCTCAGGGCATCGCGCAGCGCCTTGAGTTTGCCGAGTGACTCGCTGGGGGCGCCGTAGCTGTACAGGACAGTGGTCACTTCCTGCGCGGAGGCCGCTGGATGGCTGAGGCCCAGCTTTTCGTCCCCCAGGGCCTGGGCGAGCGCGGCCGGGTCGATGGGGAAGGGCGCGAAGACATCCTCGCTTCGAGGGAAGGACACGGAGGGCTTTCCACCCGCCGCCTCCAGCAAGGCGATGACGGCGTTGAAGCCGGACGTGCGCTGGTTGTGTTGGACCCAGGGCAGCACCCGCGTGCGGAGTGCCAGACCCAGGGGCGTGAGCCCCAGGTTGTCGACGGCATTCACCTCGGCGCCTCGCTCGAGCAGCAGCTTGACGTTGGCCGGCAGGCCAAACCCCACGGCGGAATGAAGGGGCGTCTTGCCGTGCACGTCGCGTCCATCGATGGCCGCGCCCGCGTCGAGCACCTCCCGGGCGAGCGCCTCCGCGGCGGAGGTGATTCGGAAGGCGCCGCCATGTCCATTCTTCACGTCCGAGGGGATGCGTGCCCCCGCGGCTCGCAGCATGCGGATGATATCCAGCGCGCGCGCCACGCTCTCGGGGGTCTCCTCCGAGTGGATGGCGCAGATGAGCGGGGTCTGCGCGTAGGTGTCCCGTGCATTCACATCCGAGCCCGCGTCGATGAGCGCGCGCACCACGTCGACATCCGGGAGGGGCTCGCTCCGAGTCGACGGACCCCGCACGGCCAGGTGCAGGGCCGTCCTGCCGTACGCGGCGGTCGCCTTCAGGTCTGCCCCCTGGGCGACCCACTTCCTCACGGCCTCCCCGGTGAGCTCCTTCTTCCATCGTTGCCGGGCCTCGCACACCGCGAGCAGGACCTGGGTCGCTTCGTTCATCGACGTCCCCGACATTTCATCCTCGAACCTTGTGAGTACGGACGAGAGTATCCGTGAACACTCGTTCAGACGCACCTGCTCAGAAACTGATGAATCCAAGGGTTTGGGCTGTCTGGGGGCGTGGCCTGGATGCTTGTCGAGGAGAGGGGGGCTTCGGCGGGCGGGGAGGGGTGAGGTTATGGTGGGCGTCGCATGTCCTCTCAAGACCTCGCCACGAGGCTCGCCCGCACGACGCTCGAGCTGTGCCGTATCTCCAGCCCCATCACGCAGGAAGGCCCCATCGCCGACTTCACCGAGCGGTGGGCGCTCCAGCACTTCCCCGCGAAGGATGTCTGCCGGGTGGGGCACACGTTGTTGTTGGGGAACCTGGAGGACCCTCGGCCCACGGTGGCGCTCATCGGGCATCTGGACACGGTGCCCGCGCACCCGAGCGACCAGGGGCGTGTGCCTCGCATCGAGGGTGAGCGGGTGTTCGGCCTGGGGGCGTCGGACATGAAGGGTGGGTTGGCGGTGATGATGGCGCTGGCGGAGGACCTTCGCCGCGACACGTTGCCGGTGAACCTGGCGTTCCTGTTCTACGAGCGGGAGGAGGGGGCGTATGCGGAGAGCGGGTTGATTCCGCTCTTCGCCAAGCGGCCGGACCTGGCGCGGGTGAAGTTCGGCATCGCGATGGAGCCCACGGACAGCGAGGTCCAGGTGGGGTGTGTCGGGTCGATGCAGGCGACGGTTCGCTTCACGGGGCGGAGCGCGCACTCGGCGCGGCCGTGGCAGGGGGAGAACGCCATCCACAAGGCGGGGCCGTTCCTGGCGGAGTTGTTGGCGCGGCAGCGGGTGGAGGTGGACGTCGACGGCTTCCGCTTCTACGAGGTCATCAACGCCACGCTGGCGAAGGGCGGGCGCGCGCGGAACGTGATTCCCGAGGCGTTCGAGATGAATCTCAACTACCGCTTCGCGCCGGGGAAGAGCATCGAGCAGGCGAAGGCGGATGTGCATGCGCTGGTCGCGGGGCGCGCGGAGGTGGAGATCTCCGATGCGTCACCCAGCGGGCCGGTGGTCTCGGGCAATCCGTTGTTCAAGAAGCTGTTGGCCATCACGGGGTTGCCGGCGGCCTCGAAGCAGGCGTGGACGGACGTGGCCCGCTTCGGGGAGTGGGGCGTGGACGCCATCAACTACGGCCCGGGTGAGACGGCGCAGGCGCATCAGGCGAACGAGAGCGCGCCCATTGCTCCCTTGGCGGTGGCGTACGAGAAGCTGGCCGCGTTCCTCAAGGGGTGACTCATTTGAGCCATCAGGTCGAAATGGCCTGGAGGTGTATGAAGTAGCTCAGGCAGCTCTCACGGTGGTGGATTCGGCGAGAGCTGCCTGGGGTCAGACTCATGTGTCAGTGGTGGGGACAAACCAAACGAGGTCCCTCATCTCGGAGTGGTCTTTGCTCCTGGGGGCGTCCCCGTCGCCGAGGGAATCGAATCATCGCTTGAACACAGTTGTTCGATGCCAGCGAAGGCACGAGGGGTCGAGGTCCCATCTACAAACCAGTGCCGGGCCGAAGGTGGCTTTGAAATTCATGGGTAGACTCTTGGCGAGCTCAATGGTGTTTCGCTTCCCCGGAGTCCAGAGCCCTTCGTCGAAGAGCGCATGGTGGTTGGGTTTGAGCAACGCTTCCAGGGGCAGGAGCCGATCCGAATAGGGATCCACCATGCCATCTGGCGGGATTCCAAATCAGCAAGTAGCCCGGCATTTTGAACGCCTCCAACCCGATGTCCGCAGCCTACTTCCTGGTGGTGTTCCTCGCCGAGCAAAGACGGTTCTCCCAATGGGCGATGGATCGCCGGGCACTCCAGGAATGTGCAGGTCATGCGTGGTGACGGGCCGCGCGCGAGCTCAGCACCGTTTCCTGATGCGCAACCGCTGACGTGCCATTCGTCCGATGTTGTTCATCTTGCCGACGTGACGGCTCTCATCTCGGGTGTACAGGCGTACTCTGTGTCGTGCATGGCCTGTCGTTCTCCCTCACTGGAGGAGATGGAATGATTCACGAGACCCTCATTACGGAAGTCACCGACGTCATGACCCCTTCGGATCTGGGAATGGTCCCGGTCGTGGCGGATATGAAGCGCAAGGCGCCCTCGCGACGGCGCCGCGCCACGAAGAAGGGGGCTCGCCGCACCGGTGCTCGCGCGAAGAAGACGTCCTCTCGCCGTTCCTCCACGCGGAAGACCTCCGCGCGCGGCAAGACCACCGCTCGCAAGGCGTCCCGGAAGAAGGTGGCCGCGGGTGGAGCCCGGCGCGGCGCACGCAAGGCCACCACGCGCAGGGCCGCGGCGGCGGGCCGCACCGCTCGCAAGGGCGCCGGCCGCCGAGGCACCACCGCTCGCAAGGGGGCTCGGAAGACCACGCGCCGCACGACGCGCCGTTGAGCCGCGTCGGCCCCGGGCGCTGATTCGCGTGAGCCCCACGCCGCGCCGAGGACCGCGCAGTGATGACCACACAACGGTTGTGAATGCTTGGGCGCGGATGCGTCGTCGCCCCTGAGGGCATCGCCATGCCCTCGGGGCACAATCCGAGACGACACACCCTGTAGAAAACACAGCCGGGGGCGCGGCGCTGCTCCGCTCCCCCGGCGTGCCGTGTTGTCTCGAGCCGCGCCCCGCCTCAATGCTTCATGCGAAGGAGGAACAGGTCCGTCCGCGCGGGCGCCCGCCGGCCCGTGCCGAAATCAGAGTCCCGGTCCGAGTGGCCGAACAACACCGTGTCCCCATCCGGGAGCACCCCCACGAAGCGGATCTCCTCCACGCCGTACAGCTCCCCTCGCGCGCGAGGTGGGTCGGACAGGTACAGGCGCAGCCCCTGCGACGCGCCGTCCGCTCCATACCGGAGCGCCACCGGCTGCGCCGAGCCGAGCCCGTCGGGCCCGGACGCTCCATCCACGATGAGCGAATACGTGAACCCCGCCACCACGAGCTCTCCCGCGGGCTCCACCCCCAGCGCACCCGCCTGAAGCCCGTCCCCCAGGTTGCGCCCCCAGCGCGGCTTGCCCGCCCCATCCGCGGCCACCAGGAAGGGACTCGCCCGGTACACGTGGCCCTGAAGCTTCGTCCCGCCCCACGACACCGTCCCCAGGAACGAACCCAGCGCCACCACCATCCCCTGACCATCCACCCCCACGTCGCGCACCATCCCGGTCGCCTGCGACAGCGGCTTCACCCAGGCGAGCCTCCCGTCGGGTTGGTACTTCGCCAGGAACGGGCTGCCCTCCTTCTCGGACCCCGCGGTCTGCTCACCGAAGCGAGCCGGGCCCACATAGCTCCCACCCACTACGAGGTCCCCATCCGGCGCGCGCGCCAGCGTGGTCAGCGTCACGCGGGAGTCGCCTCCCTCGGCCTGTCCCACCGACACCGCTTGCTCCGCCTTTCCATCCAGGGAGTACGTCACCACCACCGCCCCGGAGCCCTTCACCCCCCCGCCGAAGTCCGTGCTGCCCGACGTGTTGAACGCGACCTGGGGCCGGCCCTGTCCGTCCACCGCGATGTCCGCCACCGTGGCATCCCGCCCGGGGACAGAGGCCGACCAGACCACGTTGCCCGCCCGGTCCAACCGGACGACGAACGCGCCATCACCCAAATCCAACGGGTCGAACTCCACGAGCCCCCGCGCATCCACCGCGACGAAGTACCCCTCCTCGGGCCCCGGCGCGATGCGCGCATTCACGTCCGCGCGCAGCGAGGCCGGCGCCTCCGCCACGCGCACCGTGTAGCTCCGCGTCCAGCGCACCTCTCCCATCGCCGTGCGCCGCGAGAGCACCAGCTTCACCGAGTTGTCCGTGGGCTGACGCTCCTGCAGGTCATCCAGTTCGTACTGCGCGGCCGTGAGGACATCGCCCTGCGCGTCCACGGCCGCGCCCAGCGCCAGGTCGTCCTGGGCCGTGCCCTCACGCCCCAGCCACAGCGTGCTGCCCGTCGTCGCGGGAGGCGGCGGAGGTGGCGGCTCCAGGGGAGGGGGTCCGCCCGCATCCGGGGGTGTCGTCCCCGCGTCCTCGGGTGTCCCGGCGTCCTCCTCGGCAGGAGGAGTCTCCTGGGAGGGACAATCCTTCCGCCTCGCATCCGGACAATCGCGAGGCTCTTGCTCCTCCGCCCCGTTGCATCCCGTCACCCATCCCGCCCAGCCCAGTGCTGTCGCGAACGCGACAGTCTGAAACCACCGCCGCCCTGAATGCATGACATGCCTCCGCTCACGGAGGGTCTCCATGCGCGAAGGTGCCAGCAACACCACGAAGGGCGTCCGCCCGCCCGTTCGCCTCGAGGCACTCGCGTCCTGAATCCCTCAAGTCACGCGCCCTGCCTGCTCCCGCTTCGTCCTCAACCTGGAGCACGCGCTTCCCATGCCGGGCAGCGTGCTCCAGGCCCAGGCGCCTCAGCGCCAGAAGCCGATGGACAGGCCCACGTTGCTGTAGCGGCTCGCCAGGTCGAACGACGCGCTGATGGACCAGTCCTCCCAGTAGCGCAGCACGAAGACCTCGAAGCCGCCCGTGATGTGCGGACGCGGCGGCCGGCCGTCGAACGGCGAGGGCTCCGCGTACACGCCCGCGCGCAGCCGAATCATCCCGGGCACGGTGTCGTGCTCCACGCCCAGCCGGGGGGCGAACGTCGTCGTATGGCCCACGAGCTGCTCCTGCGCGGTGGACGCGAACGAGCGCAGCGGCACCGCGTTGTCCACGCTGGAGAGCAGGTCCACCTGCGCGCTGATGAGCCAGCGCCCCGTGGGGGCGTCGCGGGGCTCCTCCTCGGGCACCGGCAGCGCATCTCCGTCGATGATGAGCTGGCGCCTTCCCGCGGGGGACATCCGGTTGTAGCGCTCCGCGCCGTCGCCCAGCCGCCAGCTCGCGCCCAACGAGAGCACCGCCGGAGACACCACCGCGCCGAACAACGTGCGTCCCGCGAGCACGGGAGGCTGCTCACCGTCGCGCCTCCAGCCCGCGACGACCTCGGGCCGGACGGTGACACCCAGGCGCCACGGGCGGCCATGAGGCCGGTACAACATGTCGATGGCGACGCCCGTGTCGCCATAGCGCCAGTCATCGCCGCCGGACGACAAACGGAAGGAAGCCTGCGCCGCGTAGATGCCCAGCGCGAGGATGAAGTCGTCCTGGCCGAACGACACCGCGCCCGCCAGCACCGACTGCGTCATGGACACGCGGATGCGCTCACTGTCTCCGGCGCAGGTGGCCGTGGCGCAGTACGCGACGACGCTGTTGCGCAGCGCGAAGCCGATGCCGAAGCGCTTGTACTGCAGCATCAACCCGCCGAGCAGCTGCCTCCGGTCCTGGCCTTCATCGGCGCGCCCGTCGTTGTCCACGTCGCGCGCGCGTCCACTGGTGAACGGCAGGTCGAGCCAGGACAGGGTGACGCCCAGGTCCCAGTCCTTGTCCAGCGCGGGGCCCCGGTGGGCGAGCGCGGCCAGGTTGCTGGGGAAGCCCGCGGCGCCCTCGGCGATGCCCACGTAGGCGCCGCCCAGCGACACCACGCGCGCGGAGCCCAGCAGCGCGCCGGGATTGAAGTACAGCCGCTCGGGGCGAGGCTGCGTGGGCTCCGGGTCCTGCGCCCAGGCGGAGGAGGCGGGCCCGAGCAGCAGGCCCACCGTGAGCAGGTGAAGCCACGGGCGCCACCCGACCGCGTGGCGAAGAGAGACGGGGGCCGCGTCGGAAGGACTCACTTCGGAGGCGCTCACTTCTGGGGGTTGACCTCGTCGAAGAGCCGGTCGGCCTCGGCGGCCAGGGAGGTGTCTCGCGTCGTGAGGCCACCCGCGTCGTGGGTGACGAGCGCCAGGGTCACCTTGCGCCAGCGGATGTCGATGTCCGGGTGGTGGTCCGCGCGCTCCGCGGCGTGGGCCACGCGCTCCACGAAGGCGATGCCCGCGAGGAAGGAGGGGGCCTCGAAGGTGCGGCGAATCATCCCGCCTTCATGCTTCCACTCGGGATGCTGGGCGAGGAAGGACTGAAGCGCCTCGGGAGTCAGCGGGGTGAGTCGGGTGGCCATGGATGACTTCTTACCCGCTCTCGGGGCGGAGGGAAGTCATCGTCCGCCGTCAGGCGCCTTGGGCGTCTTCACGCGCCCGGTGTCTCACCGCCCAGGTGGAATGCTCCGAGATGCGCGGAACCTCACTGTCGTTTTTGCAATGTGAGCAACAGGGTTTGTGCTCACCGTCCCACCCGGGAGGAGGCGTCCGGCCGGGCGCTGGTGGGCCGCCCGGCCGGGGGTGTTTCACGCGCGCTCCACCGCGCGCTTCCACTTGCTCAGGTGCCGCTCGCGCGCGTCGGCCTTCATCTTCGGCTTGAAGACCTTGTCCGCCTTCCACGCGCGGCGGATGGCGTCCGGGCTGTCCCAGACGCCCGCGCCCAGGCCGCCGAGGAACGCCGCGCCCAGGCTGGTCGTCTCCAGGTTGCGCGGGCGCACCACGGGGACTCCCAAGAGGTCGGCCTGGTACTGCATCAACAGGTTGTTGGCCGCCGCGC from Myxococcus stipitatus carries:
- a CDS encoding ankyrin repeat domain-containing protein yields the protein MNEATQVLLAVCEARQRWKKELTGEAVRKWVAQGADLKATAAYGRTALHLAVRGPSTRSEPLPDVDVVRALIDAGSDVNARDTYAQTPLICAIHSEETPESVARALDIIRMLRAAGARIPSDVKNGHGGAFRITSAAEALAREVLDAGAAIDGRDVHGKTPLHSAVGFGLPANVKLLLERGAEVNAVDNLGLTPLGLALRTRVLPWVQHNQRTSGFNAVIALLEAAGGKPSVSFPRSEDVFAPFPIDPAALAQALGDEKLGLSHPAASAQEVTTVLYSYGAPSESLGKLKALRDALSAEPPRKVQLPGPLTLDSAFFHHGDLEVRGDLTIHCPFAVTGDVIVHGVITDSSSNSLVNILGTLKCHGLFTDREFNVAGDIEARDVVLGYYNDHALAAHTIKARAVIQDDHGMLARIRAEHHLDLTNYEGEEPLHEKLRAIFVDSVLKPDEDADEEDVVRLDNHTLFAHIRQGLPVFRK
- the dapE gene encoding succinyl-diaminopimelate desuccinylase codes for the protein MSSQDLATRLARTTLELCRISSPITQEGPIADFTERWALQHFPAKDVCRVGHTLLLGNLEDPRPTVALIGHLDTVPAHPSDQGRVPRIEGERVFGLGASDMKGGLAVMMALAEDLRRDTLPVNLAFLFYEREEGAYAESGLIPLFAKRPDLARVKFGIAMEPTDSEVQVGCVGSMQATVRFTGRSAHSARPWQGENAIHKAGPFLAELLARQRVEVDVDGFRFYEVINATLAKGGRARNVIPEAFEMNLNYRFAPGKSIEQAKADVHALVAGRAEVEISDASPSGPVVSGNPLFKKLLAITGLPAASKQAWTDVARFGEWGVDAINYGPGETAQAHQANESAPIAPLAVAYEKLAAFLKG
- a CDS encoding cell envelope biogenesis protein TolA, which translates into the protein MIHETLITEVTDVMTPSDLGMVPVVADMKRKAPSRRRRATKKGARRTGARAKKTSSRRSSTRKTSARGKTTARKASRKKVAAGGARRGARKATTRRAAAAGRTARKGAGRRGTTARKGARKTTRRTTRR
- a CDS encoding 4a-hydroxytetrahydrobiopterin dehydratase, which codes for MATRLTPLTPEALQSFLAQHPEWKHEGGMIRRTFEAPSFLAGIAFVERVAHAAERADHHPDIDIRWRKVTLALVTHDAGGLTTRDTSLAAEADRLFDEVNPQK